In one Cryptococcus deuterogattii R265 chromosome 9, complete sequence genomic region, the following are encoded:
- a CDS encoding nuclear protein, giving the protein MQPPVGREDAEHRHPPSLPHSSSSSNNHHRSSYPFLHHLPPPIPSTNSPLAHFPASPNYRDPPTQSPSGGHTDPQSWASQPIMDRPGSRARTSWGASPRDLTQTRLPPLSLSQMDFSHRSAPPTPWEAPSPGSYAMSNARGAPGTPYGGAPIYRESPSRYQAPLATSLSSNDSFSYVPPFPGDDSSHQNVNRPESTASNLQPKSPSPPPRGTLRSKHANSTSTEDTDGDGQAQKKKKRRVALSCAECAKRKQRCNRETPCQHCVARRVPELCVPYTRPSSPPEKKGSGTKKDSTKVKTENEATTEKLRPSMLPTISVRVARLEAIVNAVVNRIPEVEGTKALKDWRINHAPATSPPPLGADDDDDEESIRPQTSGDRELDRPGSTSSTRSRQDERSAERGGEDEGEGDDGGVGGLDRATSSRNPLPQSMMHPSQPVSRGLDYHGTPAESLQRLFEHSGVSPIKVSELLKDLPERALADKLVDWFFEKFNFVRYPIDDHAFKRAFETVYTDGNSPSAVLALPLVFIVLAISARIAPEAVIDTEEKKRALSLRMYWSSKSAAVIAAAVKAENIQLVETRICSGLYLVLMHERRLAEGWSEFRSALTTGQAIGLHRDGKKLGLDPYVTEYRRRLWSYLVHADATYSCLLGRPTSIDSACVDTLPPSNLDLLDLLEDKLAKPKPMTEPTFGTYLLLRRRLGDIVAKITHHFQRLTGQTQYRDVEALDAELKQFVADLPPAFTMLNHDKSYDSKLWFLPIHRYYIQTEILHFTIILHRPWLLRRLKSSRYNLSRTACFDAAITDYKIRQAFKIDCPDFFETLLGSSFREFNAAMIAGISMIIDPRAAHSNDMRMIVQSFMEQHPHDPKADDFSQKEAAIIYTLHRRAQEMEERRQRRYAPRRSADNPSFQRSSPRNTGTRSAMHSPPQPTLESSEKQATSEPSRSVPLLSPCGSAPSYFKGTSYGLSLGTTPPGVSPEEDHPQRLLDHWLMSNTSFGPGADSTMNQFNIGFFSGPVPTMVSESGSGSAGHTGPQVSPHQYPSAGYQQGHPHPIQVPDQMPWMDPSLVPTTPVPALQAPAVISGMSGGIMGGDGNNMQYWNALIDGIVGGLPNYDPSFTTVG; this is encoded by the exons ATGCAGCCACCGGTAGGCAGAGAGGACGCTGAGCATCGacatccaccatctttgCCCCATTCCTCGAGCTCATCCAACAACCATCACCGCTCGTCTTAcccctttcttcatcatctccctcctcccataCCATCCACGAATTCTCCCTTGGCTCACTTTCCAGCATCTCCAAATTACCGTGATCCTCCAACTCAGTCTCCGTCAGGTGGCCACACAGACCCTCAAAGCTGGGCAAGCCAACCGATCATGGACCGACCTGGATCACGAGCGAGGACAAGCTGGGGTGCGTCTCCCAGAGATCTGACGCAAACGCGTTTGCCTCCCTTATCATTGAGCCAGATGGACTTTTCCCATCGATCAGCCCCTCCTACTCCATGGGAAGCTCCTTCACCAGGCTCGTACGCAATGAGCAATGCTCGAGGCGCCCCTGGTACGCCTTACGGTGGTGCACCGATCTACCGCGAGTCCCCCTCAAGATATCAGGCACCGCTTGCCACATCACTGTCAAGCAATGATTCATTTTCCTATGTCCCACCCTTCCCAGGCGATGACTCGTCACATCAAAATGTAAACAGGCCAGAAAGTACAGCGTCTAATTTGCAGCCCAAATCACCATCACCCCCTCCTCGAGGCACCTTGCGGAGTAAACACGCCAATTCAACTTCAACCGAAGATACtgatggagatggtcaggctcaaaagaagaagaaacgcAGAGTGGCGTTGTCTTGTGCTGAGTGTGCTAAACGGAAGCAGCGATGCAATCGAGAAACCCCTTGCCAGCACTGCGTGGCCAGAAGAGTACCAGAGCTGTGCGTCCCCTATACCCGACCTAGCAGTCCGcctgaaaagaagggatcTGGTACCAAGAAGGACTCTACGAAAGTAAAAACGGAGAATGAAGCGACAACAGAAAAACTACGGCCTTCTATGCTACCAACGATTAGCGTGAGGGTTGCGAGGCTTGAAGCGATTGTCAATGCAGTGGTTAATAGGATACCGGAAGTTGAAGGTACTAAGGCCCTCAAAGATTGGAGAATCA ATCACGCACCTGCAACGTCACCGCCACCTTTAGGGGcagacgacgatgatgacgaagaaagCATCAGGCCTCAGACGTCTGGGGATAGGGAACTGGACAGGCCTGGATCAACCTCGTCGACAAGATCTAGACAAGATGAACGCTCGGCCGAGCGGGGcggtgaggatgaaggcgaaggcgaCGACGGAGGCGTGGGTGGTCTTGACCGAGCCACATCAAGTAgaaatcctcttcctcaatcg ATGATgcatccttctcaacctgTCTCGCGAGGTTTGGACTACCACGGTACGCCTGCTGAGAGCTTACAAAGACTCTTCGAACATTCTGGCGTCAGTCCTATTAAA GTCTCGGAACTCTTGAAAGACTTGCCAGAACGAGCCCTCGCCGACAAGCTGGTTGACTGGTTTTTTGAAAAGTTCAACTTTGTCCGTTACCCGATCGATGATCACGCTTTCAAGCGAGCTTTTGAAACGGTCTACACGGATGGCAATAGTCCTTCTGCTGTTTTGGCGTTACCTCTTGTTTTCATCGTCCTCGCTATATCAGCAAGGATTGCACCCGAGGCCGTCATTGACacagaagagaaaaagcgaGCGCTGAGCCTTCGTATGTACTGGAGCT CAAAATCGGCTGCTGTTATTGCTGCGGCTGTCAAGGCTGAGAATATCCAGCTTGTGGAGACACGTATTTGT TCTGGCTTATACCTCGTTCTCATGCACGAAAGACGACTTGCAGAAGGGTGGTCCGAGTTCCGTTCGGCACTCACCACTGGGCAAGCCATAGGTTTGCACCGAGACGGCAAGAAGCTTGGACTGGATCCTTATGTAACAGAGTATAGGCGAAGATTATGGTCGTACCTCGTTCATGCCGATGCCACTTACTCGTGCTTGCTCGGGAGGCCGACGTCAATCGACTCGGCTTGTGTGGACACTCT GCCTCCTTCTAACCTTGACCTACTCGACTTGCTTGAGGACAAGCTGGCCAAACCTAAGCCAATGACAGAGCCGACATTTGGAACCtatctccttcttcgccgaAGGCTCGGTGACATTGTTGCCAAG ATCACCCATCACTTCCAACGTTTGACAGGACAAACGCAGTACCGAGATGTCGAGGCGCTCGACGCTGAGCTCAAGCAATTCGTCGCTGATTTGCCACCCGCGTTTACGATGTTGAATCATGACAAGTCCTATGATAGTA AATTATGGTTCCTTCCTATTCATCGTTATTATATTCAAACCGAGATTCTACAtttcaccatcatcttACAC CGGCCTTGGCTGCTTAGAAGGTTGAAAAGCTCGAGATACAATCTATCTAGGACTGCCTGCTTTGATGCTGCCATTACGGACTACAAGATC AGACAAGCATTCAAGATCGACTGCCCGGATTTCTTCGAAACTCTGCTGGGAAGCTCATTCCGTGAATTT AATGCCGCGATGATAGCTGGTATTAGCATGATCATTGATCCG AGGGCTGCTCATTCCAACGACATGCGTATGATTGTGCAGAGTTTTATGGAGCAACACCCACATGATCCCAAAGCGGATGACTTTTCTCAAAAAGAAGCGGCCATT ATCTACACCCTTCATCGCCGAGCgcaagaaatggaagaacGCCGGCAACGGCGATACGCCCCTAGACGGTCGGCCGATAATCCCTCTTTTCAGcgatcttctcctcgtaACACCGGGACACGATCGGCTATGCATTCTCCGCCTCAGCCTACGCTGGAGTCCAGTGAAAAGCAAGCTACTAGCGAACCTTCTCGCTCGGTGCCACTCTTGTCGCCATGTGGAAGCGCCCCGTCGTACTTCAAGGGAACCTCTTACGGACTGAGCCTTGGAACTACACCCCCTGGAGTCAgcccagaagaagatcatcCTCAGCGATT GCTTGACCATTGGCTCATGTCTAATACCTCTTTTGGACCTGGTGCGGACTCAACTATGAACCAGTTCAACAtcggcttcttctcagGGCCTGTTCCAACAATGGTCAGTGAGAGTGGCAGTGGTTCCGCTGGTCACACGGGCCCACAGGTCAGCCCTCATCAATATCCTTCTGCGGGATACCAACAGggtcatcctcatcccatACAAGTTCCTGATCAGATGCCATGGATGGATCCATCTTTGGTCCCCACAACTCCTGTACCAGCGTTGCAGGCTCCGGCGGTGATCAGCGGGATGTCTGGTGGTATTATGGGCGGGGATGGAAATAATATGCAGTATTGGAATGCTCTTATTGATG GTATTGTTGGTGGACTACCAAATTATGATCCCAGCTTCACTACGGTGGGGTAA
- a CDS encoding homoserine dehydrogenase: MSSAVIPRPIPVALLGLGGVGKAILSQLLSPPLSAQFQLVLIANSRQSLSLPLPAAPITPANFQSILEKHGAPLNLTSVISVLSTHPDAPGIFIDSTGTDVIPAMYPQILSMGVHVVTPNKKGFSSSEALYKAIAEKSFPNTPSFVYGESTVGAGLPIIQTLKDLVATGDEIEKIEGVFSGTLSYIFNEFSKPEGGDVKFSEVVKVAKDKGYTEPDPRDDLSGTDVARKLSILSRLVPTAPALPEGYASIPTQSLVPDVLSNASTKEEYLERLEEGDEFFANLREEAKKEGQVVRYVGVIDVKSGKVEAKLGKYPADHAFATALKGSDNIISFTTKRYSPRPLIIQGAGAGADVTAMGVTSDMVKIYERLAVSRI; encoded by the exons ATGTCCTCCGCTGTCATTCCCCGTCCCATCCCCGTCGCCCTCCTCGGTCTCGGTGGGGTCGGCAAggccatcctctcccagctcctctctcctcccctctccgCTCAATTCCAGctcgtcctcatcgctAACTCTCGTCAATCCCTCtcacttcccctccccgctGCCCCTATCACCCCTGCCAACTTCCAGTCCATCTTGGAGAAGCACGGCGCTCCTCTTAATCTTACCTCTGTCATCTCCGTCCTCTCAACCCACCCCGATGCTCCCGGTATCTTCATCGACTCTACCGGCACCGATGTGATCCCTGCCATGTACCCTCAGATCCTCTCCATGGGCGTTCACGTCGTCACCCCCAACAAGAAGggcttctcctcttccgaGGCTCTCTACAAGGCTATCGCTGAGAAGAGCTTCCCCAACACTCCCTCTTTTGTCTATGGCGAGTCTACTGTCGGTGCGGGCTTGCCGATCATCCAGACTTTGAAGGACTTGGTAGCTACCggtgatgagattgaaaagaTTGAGGGTGTCTTCAGCGGTACTTTGAGCTATATCTTCAATGAATTCAGTAAGCCTGAAGGTGGTGATGTCAAGTTCTCCGAGGTTGTCAAGGTTGCCAAGGACAAGGGCTACACT GAGCCTGACCCTCGGGATGATCTCTCCGGTACCGACGTCGCCCGAAagctttccatcctctcccgACTCGTTCCCACCGCTCCCGCTCTCCCTGAAGGCTACGCTTCCATCCCTACCCAGTCTCTCGTTCCCGATGTCCTATCCAACGCCTCTACTAAGGAGGAGTACCTCGAGCGACTTGAGGAGGGTGACGAGTTCTTTGCGAACCTCAGGGAGgaggccaagaaggagggtcAGGTTGTGAGGTATGTTGGTGTTATTGACGTCAAATCTGGCAAGGTTGAGGCCAAGTTGGGCAA GTACCCTGCGGACCATGCTTTCGCTACCGCTCTCAAGGGGTCTGAcaacatcatctctttcaccacCAAGAGGTAttctcctcgacctcttATCATCCAAGGTGCCGGTGCCGGTGCCGATGTCACCGCTATGGGCGTTACT TCCGACATGGTCAAAATCTACGAGAGGCTCGCTGTTTCCCGTATCTAA
- a CDS encoding S-adenosylmethionine-dependent methyltransferase yields the protein MELQQHQQEQARKTVADKWLKPHGPPVGATFGARLLKDDDDVFNHNAWDHVTLPEDFKERAEKVMELHRSSPVAEEKRDEYNDKPANYWDKFYSQHEAGFFKDRGWLRLEFPELVACSEADAGPKTVLEVGCGAGNTVFPLLMRNENPELNIYATDYSATAVKVVKANKMYPKAEHGLGTMHASVWDITSKPSPHSTSSSSTSTSPEDQLSSLSIEEQPAYSLPEGINPGSVDVISVIFVLSALHPREWKQAIHNLYTALKPGGLLLIRDYGRHDLAQLRIKKNRLLDPETPNLYIRGDGTRVYFFEREELEEMLLQPPEGGAEGGAKIMFEIQQLGEDRRLLVNRKERLTMYRIWMQVKAKKLA from the exons ATGGAACTCCAACAACACCAACAAGAGCAAGCAAGGAAGACCGTCGCAGATAAATGGCTCAAACCCCATGGACCCCCTGTAGGCGCAACATTTGGCGCAAGGCTGCTCaaagacgacgatgatgttTTTAACCATAATGCTTG GGACCATGTCACGCTCCCGGAAGATTTTAAGGAAAGAGCAGAAAAGGTCATGGAGCTTCACCGATCAAGTCCTGTCGccgaagagaaaagag ACGAGTACAATGATAAGCCTGCCAATTACTGGGACAAGTTTTACTCTCAACATGAAGCCGGATTCTTCAAGGACAGGGGATGGTTAAGATTGGAATTCCCGGAGCTTGTAGCCTGCAGCGAGGCGGAT GCTGGGCCAAAGACAGTCCTTGAAGTAGGCTGC GGCGCTGGAAATACGGTGTTCCCCCTCTTGATGCGCAACGAGAACCCCGAGTTGAACATTTACGCTACCGACTACTCTGCAACAGCCGTCAAAGTTGTCAAG GCCAACAAAATGTACCCTAAAGCCGAACACGGGCTCGGTACCATGCATGCCTCCGTCTGGGACATCACCTCCAAACCTTCTCCTCactcaacatcatcttcatcaacatccacatcccCAGAAGATCAACTATCCTCATTGTCAATTGAGGAACAGCCCGCCTATTCTCTTCCTGAAGGTATCAACCCCGGCTCTGTCGATGTGATTTCCGTTATCTTTGTGCtctctgctcttcatcctcgcgAATGGAAGCAGGCTATACATAACCTCTATACT GCTCTCAAACCGGGtggtctccttctcatccgaGACTATGGGCGCCACGATCTTGCCCAATTACGTATCAAGAAGAACCGTCTCCTCGACCCCGAGACACCTAATCTGTACATCCGAGGCGATGGTACAAGAGTCTACTTTtttgaaagggaagaattggaagaAATGTTGTTGCAGCCGCCTGAAGGAGGGGCAGAGGGCGGGGCGAAGATTATGTTTGAGATTCAGCAGTTGGGAGAGGACAGGCGATTG CTCGTCAACCGTAAGGAAAGATTGACTATGTACAGGATCTGGATGCAGGTTAAGGCGAAAAAGCTTGCCTAA
- a CDS encoding isocitrate dehydrogenase NAD-dependent, which yields MLANSIRSSVAGSLRNASAKRISVARTMATLTDEKRLPSKFGGKYTVTLIPGDGIGQEVADSVKEVFDALKVPVQWEQYNVSGETTGGEALFQEAMDSLKRNKVGLKGILYTPVDQSGHNSWNVAMRQQLDIYASVVVCKSLPGLATRHSNVDFAIIRENTEGEYSGLEHQSFPGVVESLKVSTRAKAERIARFAFDFALKNNRKKVTCVHKANIMKLGDGLFLNTCKRVAEQEYGHTGIKFESMIVDNTAMQLVSKPQQFDVMVMPNLYGAISTNIGSALVGGPGITPGCNFGREYALFEPGCRHVGKDIMGTNKANPIALMLSATMMLRHLGLESQANLIAGATYDLVKEGKVRTADIGGNSTTTDVTKALINRLL from the exons ATGCTCGCCAACTCTATCAGATCTTCTGTTGCCGGCTCTTTGAGGAACGCTTCCGCCAAG CGCATCTCTGTCGCCCGAACTATGGCCACTCTTACCgatgagaagagg CTCCCTTCTAAGTTTGGCGGCAAGTATACTGTCACTCTTATTCCCGGTGACGGTATCGGTCAGGAAGTCGCCGACTCTGTCAAGGAGGTCTTTGATGCCCTCAAGGTGCCCGTTCAATGGGAGCAATACAATGTCTCTGGTGAGACCACTGGCGGTGAGGCTCTCTTCCAGGAGGCGATGGAcagcttgaagaggaacaagGTTGGATTGAAGG GTATTCTTTACACCCCTGTCGACCAGAGCGGTCACAACTCTTGGAACGTCGCTATGCGACAACAACTTGACATCTACGCTTCCGTCGTTGTCTGCAAGTCTTTGCCTGGATTGGCTACTCGACATTCTAACGTCGACTTTGCTATCATCCGTGAGAACACTGAGGGCGAGTACTCTGGTCTCGAGCACCAGTCTTTCCCCGGTGTTGTTGAGTCATTGAAGGTCTCCACCAGGGCCAAGGCCGAGCGAATCGCTAGGTTCGCCTTTGACTTTGCTCTTAAGAACAACAGGAAG AAGGTCACCTGTGTCCACAAGGCCAACATTATGAAGCTCGGTGACGgtcttttcctcaacaCCTGCAAGCGAGTCGCCGAGCAGGAGTATGGCCACACCGGTATCAAGTTTGAGTCTATGATTGTCGACAACACTGCTATGCAGCTTGTCTCTAAGCCTCAACAATTCGATGTTATGGTTATG CCCAACTTGTACGGTGCCATCTCCACGAACATTGGCTCCGCTCTGGTCGGTGGTCCCGGTATCACTCCTGGTTGCAACTTTGGCCGA GAATACGCCCTCTTCGAGCCTGGATGCCGACACGTCGGTAAGGACATCATGGGCACCAACAAGGCCAATCCTATTGCTCTCATGCTCTCTGCTACTATGATGCTCCGACACCTCGGTCTCGAGAGCCAGGCTAACCTCATCGCCGGTGCTACTTACGACCTCGtcaaggaaggcaaggtCAGGACTGCGGACATTGGCG GTAACTCTACCACCACTGACGTCACCAAGGCTTTGATCAACAGGCTTCTCTAA